From the Phyllopteryx taeniolatus isolate TA_2022b chromosome 16, UOR_Ptae_1.2, whole genome shotgun sequence genome, one window contains:
- the ep300b gene encoding histone acetyltransferase p300 isoform X7, translating into MADNVLESGPSSAKRPKLSSPALSVSASDGNDFGSLFDLEHDLPDELISSSDLGLTNGGDINQLHTSLGGIGMGGQDAAAKHKQLSELLRTGAPSQQVGPASNTTGLGGSMGILGGVNISPGAPQGIPPQGQQQQPGLMQQVGMVGGVASLNRVTAMMGGQRGSNGQQQQGMMAGHVLNGSSRMGYPGSAGMGNNSNLLAETLQQQQGGQQMGSGGQPGIRPQQPGALNKMNMIANMGPYGGPYGQSAGQGLPGAGLSPQLQNKAGMANNLPSQFNMDKKVPAGQTIPGMTPQQQQPPGIGGVSVGGAAVGAAQVGLGAVGAGPCTTPPTADPEKLAHCASSRQIISHWKNCTRHDCPVCLPLKNAGDKRNQQSLVSSAGLGLVNSIGSGVPGGQSNTPNLNPPNQIDPSSIERAYAALGLTYQGNQMQQQPPQANMPNQGMQGQPGMRSLNVMGGNSIGVNGGVQPPNHQASLLPDAMLQNTLNAQSLMSDGVGNLGSMPTAAPPSAAMRKSWHEDITQDLRNHLVHKLVQAIFPTPDPAALKDRRMENLVAYARKVEGDMYESANSRAEYYHLLAEKIYKIQKELEEKRRTRLQKQGMMPGQPGLATSGFPQGPLSLGQPPMAPGPPLNGPHADPSMIRPGGPNQMANRMQNPAGINQFGQMGMQSMGQRSTPPLPLNAPMNQMGMGSARMGQPNVTQLQNQYLPPSQFPGSSPGLGSGPVGVNQPGSQAAVPLQNQMSTPPSLPAGSPSAQSATPAPGSAASGGSVGTVCGKGPLPNLPPSSTSNQPNTFPHCPPIRTNSPSPARSLTPQPHQTAPTIPRSQTPQPQTPGTPQLPPQHQQQASQPQQPSGQVGSSEKAIQLPQQTLGGVTTSGLQAGQASLVPIQNAHVPLQLPPTPLSPKPPVTADVQVSSPASVSSSTEPSSQLGPAPIQEDIKMEVKKQEEEEDEGDETQGEGKCLGKTGKVEPDVKAEEKFDIKKEKLSEEGCKAEAMDTSSSSVSSSVETGEDKKPEVKKEPKEQDEASVASPASTQSKKKIFKPEELRQALMPTLEALYRQDPESLPFRQPVDPQLLGIPVRIRTSNKTNLDYFDIVKNPMDLSTIKRKLDTGQYQEPWQYVEDIWLMFNNAWLYNRKTSRVYKYCSKLAEVFETEIDPVMQGLGYCCGRKFEFSPQTLCCYGKQLCTIQRDAAYFSYQNSSPKYGLLADRYHFCEKCFNEIQGESVSLGDDPSQPQTSISKDQFQRKKNDTLDPELLVECTDCGRKMHQICVLHNETIWPSGFVCDNCLKMANKTRKENKYAAKRLPQTKLGSYLESRVNDYIKRQNHLEAGEVTIRVVHVSDKVVEVKPGMKSRFVDSGEMSESFPYRMKALFAFEDIDGADVCFFGMHVQEYGSDCPPPNQRRVYISYLDSVHFFKPRHLRTAVYHEILLGYLEYAKRLGFTTGHIWACPPSEGDDYIFHCHPADQKIPKPKRLQEWYKRMLDKAVSERIVHDYKDIFKQATEDRLTSAKELPYFEGDFWPNVLEESIKELEQEEEERKREENSTCNESTDATKGDSKNAKKKNNKKTSKNKSSLSRANKKKPGMPNVSNDLSQKLYATMEKHKEVFFVIRLIAGPTANSLPPITDPDPLMACDLMDGRDAFLTLARDKHLEFSSLRRSMWSSMCMLVELHNQSQDRFVYTCNECKHHVETRFHCTVCEDYDLCITCYNIKGHEHKMDKLGLGLDDDSNNQAAAATQSPGDSRRLSIQRCIQSLVHACQCRNANCSLPSCQKMKRVVQHTKSCKRKTNGGCPICKQLIALCCYHAKHCQENKCPVPFCLNIKQKLRQQQLQHRLQQAQMLRRRMASMQRVGQPAGGQPGGPVMGLPSPGTNGITAPSTPTSVGTQPATPQTPTQTVPSLPQQGLGPGPGLQQAPQPGGMSVQGGMPPQQQQLHHQFQQMPGGGGGTGGIMSSPQHQHHMLTQVQQQQSGPGTNHQQLHQHPNNMPAFASRPPGSSPIHQSQGKPVLGSATPPRQQPGCPIMAGNIGGQPPNQPQGQPALPQQQQPSGPPPAAVEIAMKIQRVADAQRKMALQRQVAAGLMPPHPHHQQGQGQPMPLGHPGTGGPVGPQGVPPQNQAAMQSARAHMEQHQSAPAGMMVGAGGAMLHQQQQQQQQQQQQQQQQGNIPQGQIPSQVQLQQQRMGAPLQNPQQQWTGQGMPPQQRQAMMNQMGHHQVLMVAQQQQQQQLQQQQAQSHNAMMNMAQQQQQQPPGAAGVVLGGAGPGAAGVPGAGAGGNITQAALQDLLRTLRSPSSPLQQQQVLNILRSNPQLMAAFIKQRASKYKGGAGGPAPTGGPAGNVIAGGGPQVNMSAAGAGQSGMHMGAQGGTNIATMAQLQQVQQQQQMQQQIQQQQQQQLQQQQQMQQQQRPVLSGLQQQQVAALQQQQAAGRGLQGQGPQMANLNNPQFRELLMRRHLQQQQQQQQQQSQQQHQQQMGVNHGQCQQPQPPQGQGYMGQPGMQPPPVGQGPPGGPPLGPQQPGGPPNQQGPSYPGSAQQQATAALQQRLQQQHQHHLQMQQQNAMAGLPGGDSGPGGGGSVGPPQPPQAPQTGQNGPPPSQALLQQALHQRLLHQQQHLATGGSPAQHSNPMSPQQPPQMAQSPHPHLQGQTLPTSLANQVRSPQPSPRPQSQPPHSSPSPRMQPQPSPHHISPQMQTGSPHPAHLNQHHPGMVVPQQPSSQQQQQNSMEQFGSDQSAMLSQLSGMAGLHGQGGSSQDPLGQNLNHNPLDIM; encoded by the exons ATTTTGGTTCACTCTTTGACCTTGAGCACGACCTCCCAGACGAGCTCATCAGCTCCTCAGACCTGGGGCTGACCAATGGAGGCGACATCAACCAACTCCATACCAGTCTCGGAGGGATTGGTATGGGAGGCCAGGATGCTGCTGCAAAACATAAAcagttgtctgaacttttgcgTACTGGGGCGCCTTCACAGCAGGTTGGCCCTGCTTCCAACACTACTGGACTAGGGGGTTCCATGGGCATATTGGGAGGTGTCAACATCTCCCCTGGTGCACCTCAAGGCATACCCCCCCAGGGCCAGCAGCAGCAACCCGGACTCATGCAGCAGGTTGGGATGGTTGGAGGGGTTGCATCACTGAATCGGGTAACTGCAATGATGGGTGGCCAGAGGGGCAGCAATGGACAGCAACAGCAAGGCATGATGGCGGGTCATGTGTTGAACGGCTCGTCAAGAATGGGTTATCCGGGCAGTGCAGGCATGGGTAACAACAGTAATCTTTTAGCTGAAACCCTACAGCAGCAGCAGGGTGGTCAGCAAATGGGTTCCGGTGGTCAGCCAGGTATACGACCACAGCAGCCAGGAGCACTGAACAAG ATGAATATGATTGCCAATATGGGCCCCTATGGTGGTCCCTATGGTCAGTCTGCTGGCCAGGGGCTGCCTGGAGCAGGGCTGAGCCCACAACTCCAGAATAAGGCCGGAATGGCCAACAATTTGCCCAGCCAGTTTAACATGGACAAGAAAGTGCCAGCGGGGCAAACCATTCCTGGAATg AcgcctcagcagcagcagcctccAGGCATTGGCGGTGTATCAGTCGGTGGAGCAGCAGTGGGAGCGGCTCAGGTTGGACTCGGTGCTGTAGGGGCAGGTCCCTGCACAACGCCCCCTACAGCAGACCCGGAGAAGC TGGCGCATTGTGCCTCATCAAGACAAATCATCTCTCACTGGAAGAACTGCACGCGACATGACTGTCCTGTATGCCTGCCTTTGAAAAACGCTGGAGACAAAAGGAACCAGCAAT CTCTGGTCAGCAGTGCAGGCCTGGGTTTGGTGAATTCTATAGGTTCAGGAGTACCAGGTGGACAGTCTAATACTCCAAACCTGAATCCGCCAAATCAGATTGACCCCAGCTCCATAGAGAGGGCCTACGCTGCTCTTGGTCTGACCTACCAGGGCAACCAGATGCAGCAACAGCCACCCCAGGCCAACATGCCAAACCAGGGGATGCAGGGGCAACCTGGGATGCGGAGTCTGAATGTCATGG GAGGAAATTCAATAGGAGTGAATGGTGGCGTGCAGCCCCCTAACCATCAGGCATCCCTGCTTCCAGATGCCATGTTGCAAAATACTTTAAATGCTCAGAG TTTGATGAGCGATGGTGTGGGGAACCTGGGATCCATGCCTACTGCAGCTCCTCCTTCAGCAGCTATGAGGAAGTCTTGGCATGAAGACATCACGCAAGACCTGCGCAACCACCTTGTGCATAAACT GGTGCAGGCCATCTTTCCCACTCCTGACCCAGCTGCTCTGAAGGACCGGCGGATGGAAAATCTGGTGGCATATGCTCGAAAAGTAGAGGGGGACATGTATGAGTCAGCCAACAGTAGG GCGGAGTACTACCACCTCCTGGCAGAGAAGATCTACAAGATCCAAAAGGAGCttgaggagaagaggaggaCACGTCTCCAAAAGCAGGGAATGATGCCAGGTCAACCTGGCTTGGCCACCTCAGGCTTCCCACAGGGGCCTCTCAGCCTGGGTCAGCCCCCCATGGCCCCAGGGCCACCTCTAA ATGGTCCTCATGCTGATCCGTCCATGATACGACCTGGAGGACCAAATCAGATGGCTAACAGGATGCAGAACCCAGCAG GAATTAACCAGTTTGGCCAGATGGGGATGCAGTCAATGGGTCAAAGGTCGACACCTCCGCTTCCACTCAATGCTCCAATGAACCAG ATGGGTATGGGATCAGCAAGGATGGGTCAGCCAAATGTCACGCAGTTACAGAACCAGTACCTCCCACCAAGCCAGTTTCCTGGGTCAAGTCCTGGTCTTGGTTCTGGTCCTGTTGGCGTGAACCAGCCAGGATCTCAGGCTGCAGTGCCGCTG CAGAACCAGATGTCAACTCCGCCTTCGCTCCCTGCCGGCAgcccttcagcccagtctgctACCCCTGCCCCTGGCTCTGCAGCCTCTGGCGGCTCTGTGGGGACTGTCTGTGGTAAAGGGCCTCTGCCCAACTTGCCTCCATCCTCCACGTCAAACCAGCCCAACACATTTCCTCACTGCCCACCCATCCGAACAAACTCTCCCTCACCAGCACGCAGCTTAACACCTCAACCTCATCAGACAGCTCCCACCATACCTCGTTCTCAGACACCACAGCCACAGACCCCGGGTACACCCCAGCTGCCTCCTCAGCATCAACAGCAAGCATCTCAGCCGCAGCAACCATCAGGGCAGGTGGGGAGCTCTGAGAAGGCTATTCAGCTTCCACAGCAGACCCTTGGGGGTGTGACTACGTCAGGCCTCCAGGCAGGTCAGGCTTCTTTGGTGCCTATCCAGAATGCACATGTGCCACTGCAGCTGCCCCCGACACCA CTGTCTCCGAAGCCACCTGTAACAGCAGATGTTCAGGTGTCTTCACCAGCCTCAGTCAGCAGCAGTACTGAGCCAAGCTCACAGCTTGGCCCTGCTCCCATCCAAGAGGATATCAAAATGGAAGTGAAAAaacaggaggaagaagaggacgaAGGAGATGAAACTCAAGGAGAGGGCAAGTGTCTGGGAAAGACGGGCAAAGTTGAGCCTGACGTTAAAGCGGAGGAGAAGTTTGAT ataaaaaaagaaaaattatcaGAAGAAGGGTGTAAAGCAGAGGCCATGGACACATCTTCATCCTCTGTGTCTTCGTCAGTGGAAACTGGGGAAGATAAAAAGCCAGAGGTTAAAAAAGAGCCCAAAGAGCAAGATGAGGCTTCTGTAGCTTCCCCAGCCAGCACTCAGAGCAAGAAGAAAA TCTTTAAGCCAGAGGAGCTGCGTCAGGCTCTGATGCCCACCTTGGAGGCTCTGTACCGGCAGGACCCAGAGTCCCTCCCCTTCCGTCAGCCGGTGGACCCCCAGTTACTGGGAATACCCGTACGTATTCGAACTAGTAACAAAACTAACCTG GACTACTTTGACATCGTGAAGAACCCCATGGACCTGTCAACCATCAAGCGGAAACTGGACACAGGGCAGTACCAAGAGCCTTGGCAGTATGTCGAGGATATCTGGCTGATGTTCAACAACGCTTGGTTGTACAACCGCAAGACATCCCGTGTGTACAAGTACTGCTCCAAGCTGGCTGAGGTGTTTGAGACTGAGATTGATCCTGTCATGCAGGGCCTAGGATATTGCTGTGGAAGGAAG TTTGAGTTTTCCCCCCAAACTCTATGCTGCTATGGAAAACAATTATGCACCATCCAGCGTGATGCTGCTTATTTTAGCTATCAGAACAG TTCACCAAAATATGGGCTTCTTGCTGACAGGTACCACTTCTGTGAGAAGTGTTTCAACGAAATCCAGGGCGAGAGCGTCTCCCTGGGTGACGACCCCTCCCAGCCTCAGAC GTCCATCAGCAAAGACCAATTCCAGCGAAAGAAGAATGACACTCTTGACCCCGAGTT GCTTGTGGAATGTACCGACTGTGGTCGTAAAATGCACCAGATCTGTGTCCTGCATAATGAAACCATTTGGCCTTCAGG CTTTGTGTGTGACAACTGTCTCAAGATGGCCAACAAGACACGGAAAGAGAACAAATATGCAGCTAAGA GGCTTCCTCAGACCAAGCTGGGGAGCTATTTGGAGTCACGAGTGAATGACTACATCAAAAGGCAGAACCACCTTGAGGCTGGCGAGGTCACCATCCGTGTGGTCCATGTCTCCGACAAGGTGGTTGAGGTCAAACCAGGCATGAAGTCCAG GTTTGTGGACAGTGGCGAGATGTCAGAGTCTTTCCCATACAGGATGAAAGCCTTATTTGCCTTTGAGGATATCGATGGCGcagatgtgtgtttttttggaatgcacGTTCAAGAGTACGGCTCTGATTGCCCACCTCCCAACCAGAGACGAGTGTATATCTCTTACCTGGACAGTGTTCACTTCTTTAAACCTCGACACCTCAGGACCGCTGTTTATCATGAGATATTGCTTGGTTACCTGGAATATGCAAAGAGGCTGGG GTTTACAACAGGCCATATCTGGGCGTGTCCTCCCAGTGAGGGCGATGATTACATCTTCCATTGTCACCCAGCGGACCAGAAGATCCCCAAGCCAAAAAGGCTGCAAGAGTGGTACAAGAGGATGCTGGACAAGGCGGTCTCTGAGCGTATCGTCCATGACTACAAG GACATCTTCAAACAGGCAACAGAGGACCGCCTGACAAGTGCGAAGGAGCTGCCATACTTTGAGGGAGACTTTTGGCCCAACGTACTGGAGGAGAGCATCAAGGAgctggagcaggaggaggaggagaggaagagggAGGAGAACAGTACCTGCAATGAGAGTACTGAT GCCACAAAAGGAGACAGCAAGAATGCCAAAAAGAAGAACAATAAAAAGACGAGCAAGAACAAGAGCAGCTTGAGCCGTGCCAACAAGAAGAAGCCAGGGATGCCCAACGTGTCCAATGACCTTTCCCAGAAACTCTATGCCACCATGGAGAAACATAAGGAG GTCTTCTTTGTCATCCGACTCATCGCTGGCCCCACCGCCAACTCGCTGCCCCCCATCACTGACCCTGACCCCCTGATGGCCTGTGACCTGATGGACGGCCGGGACGCCTTCCTGACGTTGGCAAGGGACAAGCACCTGGAGTTCAGCTCTCTCAGGAGGTCCATGTGGAGTTCCATGTGTATGTTGGTGGAGCTCCATAATCAGAGCCAGGACCGTTTTGTCTACACTTGCAATGAGTGTAAACATCATGTGGAGACACGCTTCCACTGCACTGTTTGTGAG GACTATGACTTGTGCATCACCTGCTATAACATTAAAGGCCACGAGCACAAAATGGACAAATTGGGGCTTGGGCTGGATGATGACAGCAACAACCAGGCAGCGGCAGCTACCCAGAGTCCGGGAGACTCTCGCCGCCTGAGCATCCAGCGTTGCATCCAGTCACTGGTCCACGCTTGCCAGTGCCGCAATGCCAACTGCTCGCTGCCATCGTGCCAGAAGATGAAGCGTGTTGTTCAGCACACCAAAAGCTGCAAACGCAAGACAAATGGCGGCTGTCCTATTTGCAAACAGCTCATCGCTCTGTGCTGCTATCATGCCAAACACTGTCAGGAGAACAAATGTCCTGTGCCCTTCTGCCTCAACATCAAGCAAAAGCTCCGGCAGCAGCAACTGCAACATCGGCTCCAACAGGCGCAGATGTTAAGAAGGCGGATGGCCAGCATGCAGAGGGTGGGGCAGCCTGCTGGGGGTCAACCAGGAGGACCTGTCATGGGACTTCCGTCACCAGGCACAAATGGCATAACTGCACCCAGTACGCCGACATCTGTTGGAACTCAACCTGCAACTCCTCAGACACCGACGCAGACCGTGCCCTCGCTCCCTCAACAAGGATTGGGGCCTGGCCCCGGACTTCAACAAGCTCCTCAACCAGGTGGGATGTCTGTGCAAGGTGGCATGcctcctcagcagcaacagctTCACCACCAGTTTCAGCAGATGCCAGGTGGAGGAGGCGGCACCGGAGGCATAATGAGCTCCCCTCAACATCAGCACCACATGCTCACGCAGGTGCAGCAACAGCAAAGTGGGCCAGGAACCAACCATCAACAACTCCACCAACACCCAAACAACATGCCAGCATTTGCCAGCAGGCCTCCTGGTTCCTCTCCAATCCACCAATCCCAAGGAAAACCTGTTCTCGGATCAGCGACGCCTCCTCGGCAACAACCCGGTTGCCCCATCATGGCTGGTAACATCGGGGGCCAGCCTCCCAACCAACCCCAAGGCCAGCCAGCTCTTCCACAGCAGCAGCAACCTTCTGGCCCTCCACCAGCTGCAGTTGAGATCGCGATGAAGATCCAGAGGGTGGCCGACGCCCAGAGGAAGATGGCCCTGCAGAGACAAGTGGCTGCAGGCCTGATGCCTCCTCACCCCCACCATCAACAAGGCCAAGGTCAACCGATGCCCTTGGGACACCCGGGGACTGGAGGGCCGGTTGGACCGCAGGGCGTGCCGCCACAAAACCAAGCTGCAATGCAGTCCGCCCGGGCCCACATGGAGCAGCATCAGAGTGCTCCAGCTGGGATGATGGTCGGCGCTGGTGGGGCCATGCTAcatcaacaacagcaacagcaacagcaacagcagcagcagcagcagcagcaaggcAACATTCCACAGGGCCAGATCCCATCTCAGGTTCAACTTCAACAGCAGAGGATGGGCGCTCCACTTCAAAACCCACAACAGCAGTGGACAGGCCAAGGGATGCCCCCCCAGCAGAGACAGGCCATGATGAACCAAATGGGCCATCATCAAGTTTTGATGGTAgcgcaacagcagcagcaacaacaactgcAGCAGCAACAAGCTCAGAGCCATAATGCCATGATGAATATGGCtcaacaacagcaacagcagccGCCAGGTGCCGCTGGTGTGGTGCTAGGAGGGGCTGGGCCCGGGGCCGCAGGCGTCCCAGGAGCCGGCGCAGGCGGCAACATCACCCAGGCGGCACTACAGGATCTTTTACGCACTCTTCGCTCGCCCAGCTCGCCGCTCCAGCAGCAACAAGTCCTCAACATCCTACGCTCCAACCCTCAACTAATGGCCGCTTTCATTAAACAGAGGGCCTCAAAGTACAAGGGGGGGGCAGGAGGTCCCGCACCCACTGGGGGGCCTGCCGGGAACGTCATTGCTGGAGGGGGGCCACAGGTGAACATGAGTGCGGCCGGCGCGGGCCAGTCGGGGATGCACATGGGGGCCCAGGGTGGGACAAACATCGCCACTATGGCCCAGCTACAGCaagtgcagcagcagcagcagatgcaACAGCAAattcaacagcagcagcagcagcagttgcaacagcagcagcagatgcAACAGCAGCAGAGACCAGTCCTTAGTGGTTTACAGCAGCAGCAAGTTGCAGCTCTCCAGCAGCAACAAGCCGCAGGAAGAGGTCTGCAGGGCCAGGGACCACAAATGGCGAATCTTAACAATCCCCAATTCAGAGAACTGCTCATGAGGAGAcatctgcagcagcagcagcagcagcagcagcagcaatcaCAACAACAGCATCAACAGCAAATGGGGGTCAACCACGGTCAGTGTCAGCAGCCCCAGCCCCCACAGGGCCAGGGTTACATGGGCCAGCCTGGGATGCAGCCACCCCCAGTGGGACAGGGCCCCCCAGGAGGTCCACCCCTCGGCCCTCAGCAGCCCGGGGGTCCCCCTAACCAGCAGGGTCCGAGTTACCCGGGCTCAGCCCAGCAACAGGCCACAGCTGCACTGCAGCAAAGGCTCCAGCAACAACACCAACACCACCTCCAGATGCAGCAGCAGAACGCCATGGCAGGCCTCCCCGGGGGGGATTCCGGGCCTGGGGGCGGGGGCAGCGTGGGACCCCCGCAGCCCCCCCAGGCCCCTCAGACCGGTCAAAACGGCCCCCCGCCTTCTCAGGCCCTGCTTCAACAGGCCCTCCACCAGAGGTTGCTTCACCAACAGCAACATCTCGCCACCGGAGGCTCGCCGGCACAGCACAGCAATCCCATGAGCCCCCAGCAGCCCCCCCAGATGGCCCAGTCCCCTCACCCTCACCTCCAGGGCCAGACGCTGCCCACCTCCCTGGCCAACCAGGTGCGCTCCCCCCAGCCCTCACCCAGACCCCAGTCCCAACCGCCACACTCCAGCCCGTCACCACGCATGCAGCCCCAGCCGTCCCCTCACCACATATCTCCCCAGATGCAGACGGGATCCCCCCACCCGGCCCACCTGAACCAGCACCACCCAGGTATGGTGGTCCCACAGCAGCCTTCgtcccagcagcagcagcagaactcTATGGAACAGTTTGGCTCGGACCAGAGTGCCATGTTATCTCAGCTGAGTGGGATGGCGGGTCTCCATGGACAGGGGGGAAGCAGTCAGGACCCACTGGGCCAGAACTTAAATCACAACCCTTTAGACATCATGTAG